From Jiangella mangrovi:
CGCCCATCCTGACCGTGACGGTGGTGCTTCCGGCGAAGGACTGCCAGGACGAGCTCGACCTCACCCTCGCGGCGCTGGCGGCGCAGACGTACCCGGCGGAGCTGATGGACGTCATCGTCGTCGACGACGCGTCGGCCGAGCCGCTGCGGCTGCCCGCGATCCGCCCCGAGCGCGCCCGCATCCTGCGACTGCCGGCCGGCGACGGACACGGCTCCGGCCGCGCGCGGCACGCCGGGGCCGAGGCCGCGACTGGTGACATCGTGCTGTTCCTCGACGCCGACATCGTCGCCACACGCACGCACGTCGAGGCGCACGCCCGCCGGCACCACGCCGTCGCCGACGCCGTCGTGCTCGGGTACAAGACGTTCGTCGACTTCGACGGCATCACGCCCGAGGACGTCGTGGCCGCCACCCGCGACGACACGTTCGACCAGCTGCTCGACGGGCGCAAGCAGCGGCGCCATGCCTGGGTCGAGGACTTCATCCGCGACGCCGACCGGCTCACCACGTTCGCGGACGACACATTCATCGCCGTCGTCGGGGCGAGCGTCTCGGCCCCGCGCGCGCTCTACGGCGAGAGCGGCGGCTTCGCGACCTTCGGCCTGCGCGGCATCGTCGACACCGAGTTCGGCTATCGCATCTTCACCGCCGGCGGCGTGGTCGTCCCGGAGCCCGAGGCCCGCAGCTTCCACCAGGGCGCCCGCAACTTCGCCACGCGCGGCGACGAGATCAAGCGTGAGCGCTCCGGCCTGGCCGCCAACCACCTGCCGATCCCGCTCTTCCGTCCCTCCGACGTCGGGCGCATGTGGCGGGTGCCGGTGGTGAACGCCGTCGTCGACGCCACCAGCGGGACGCCCGAAGAGGTGCAGATCACCGTCGACAGCATCCTGGCCTCGGCCTACACCGACCTCGTCGTGACGGTGTCGCCCAGCAAGGAGCTGCCGCGCTGGGTCGAGGACTACTTCGCCGCCGACGCGCGGGTCCGGTTCGCTCCCGACCCCGTGCGCACTGGTTTCCCGGCGCCGTTCTCGCTGGTGGTGCCGGCCGGCGCGGCGATCGGCCGGTCGGCGGTGGGTACCCTGCTCGCGCTGTCCGGCTCCGAGGGGGTGGGGCTGG
This genomic window contains:
- a CDS encoding glycosyltransferase family 2 protein, translated to MSTTAPTPVAVSRQEWTTVAVPGLGTWTPILTVTVVLPAKDCQDELDLTLAALAAQTYPAELMDVIVVDDASAEPLRLPAIRPERARILRLPAGDGHGSGRARHAGAEAATGDIVLFLDADIVATRTHVEAHARRHHAVADAVVLGYKTFVDFDGITPEDVVAATRDDTFDQLLDGRKQRRHAWVEDFIRDADRLTTFADDTFIAVVGASVSAPRALYGESGGFATFGLRGIVDTEFGYRIFTAGGVVVPEPEARSFHQGARNFATRGDEIKRERSGLAANHLPIPLFRPSDVGRMWRVPVVNAVVDATSGTPEEVQITVDSILASAYTDLVVTVSPSKELPRWVEDYFAADARVRFAPDPVRTGFPAPFSLVVPAGAAIGRSAVGTLLALSGSEGVGLVRATVSDEPGPPVELWATRALHRSRRNTGADGLDETARRLFGVHWVSGAEIGVRPAVVAVTQQGMLRDGSIAG